In bacterium, the DNA window GGGTGGCGACGCCGAGGCCGAAATCCGCCTTCTTCGCTTCGACGAGCCGGATGTCGGCCACAGCGCCCTGCGTCGTCACGTTGTTCATTTCAACCGTTTTGGACTCCTGGGAGATCAGTGCTGCAAGACCGCCCCAAATGACGAAGGCCGCCGCGCCGGGTCCCGCGCTGGCAACCGAGGTTTTCACGCGAGCTGCTTCGGCTCCCGAAACGATCATGGCGAAAGCAACCAGGATCGCTGCCAGGGAAACCGTCATCCTCCGAATTCCGAACATCATTTTACCTCCTCGTTATATGAAACAACTGAGCGGGAGAAAAGAATCCCCGCAATTTGAACACCGCTGCTCTTTTATGTTGGACAGGGCGAAAAAAAACTTTCGCCGCTGGAAAATCCCCAGTGGGGCACTCCTGCCTGCACTATTTGCGCTTTCAGGCGGCTGATTATGGAAACGATGTACAAAAATGTTATCGGAGTCGGATGAAGAGGTCAAGGAAAGGAAAATGAGAAAATTGCCCTGAATTCAACACGAATCACAGAGTCTGACGCATTCAATTCAGAGTTTTTCCTCTGAAATTTCTGATTTCCACCCCAGCTCGGCCTCGCACCATCTTGCGGCGGCCAAAAGGGAAACCTCATCGAAGGGCCCGGCCCCCAGCTGGATGCCAATGGGAAGATTCCCCTCCCCCCGCTCGAGGGGAAGGCTGACGGCCGGAAAACCGGCGAACGTAAGGGGCTCATTCAAAAGGGGATTTCCGGTGGAAGCCTCGGCCGCGGGCGCCCGCTCCGTGGCCGCGGGAAGGAGGAGCAGATCGAAATCCCGGGCCTGCTCCCTCAGTTCACGTGTGAAACGGGCCCGGAGGCGCTGGGCCCGCAGATAATGCACCGCCGGCACCATCGCGCCCATCGAAACGAACTCGCGGACGAGCGGCGGGTATTCATCCCGGTGCTTCCGGAACATGTCCGCATGATAGGCGGCGGCCTCCGCCTGCATGATGACGCGGTGGGCACTGTGCAGAAGATCGATATCCATCGGGAAGCGAACCTCAGCGACCTCGGCGCCCGCCCCGGTAAGCCGATCGGCCGCCCGCGAGATGGCGTCCGCCACCTCTGGCGCCGCCCGCGGCAGGGTCTCTTCCCGGAAAAAACCCACCCGGGCTGGTCGGCACGGTGCGGACAGCGCCGCATAATCCGGGACGGGCACATCTGGCGCGCCCGAATCGCGTCCATCCGCCCCCGCGATCACCTGAAGCAAGATGGCGGCATCCTCCGCCGTGCGCGAGAGGATTCCCATGTGGTCCAGCGACCAGGACACCGGAACCACCCCGGTCCGGGGAATCCTCCCGTAGGTCGGCTTCAGCCCCACCACCCCGCAAAAAGAGGCCGGCCGGAGGGTCGAGCCCCCCGTCTGGCTCCCGATCGCTGCCGGCATCATCCCGCACGCAACGCCCGCGGCCGAGCCGCTGCTCGATCCACCCGGGGTGTGCGCCAGGTTCCAGGGGTTCCGCG includes these proteins:
- a CDS encoding amidase, translating into MSDIWRITLAEGLRRIRAGSLTPAEWVRALLGRVDALEGQVRAWAHLDREDAIRQAEECEGKGGAICGAPVGIKDIVDVAGMPRAAGVSFLAGHMPEADASLAARMREAGAVILGKTVTTAFATADPPPTRNPWNLAHTPGGSSSGSAAGVACGMMPAAIGSQTGGSTLRPASFCGVVGLKPTYGRIPRTGVVPVSWSLDHMGILSRTAEDAAILLQVIAGADGRDSGAPDVPVPDYAALSAPCRPARVGFFREETLPRAAPEVADAISRAADRLTGAGAEVAEVRFPMDIDLLHSAHRVIMQAEAAAYHADMFRKHRDEYPPLVREFVSMGAMVPAVHYLRAQRLRARFTRELREQARDFDLLLLPAATERAPAAEASTGNPLLNEPLTFAGFPAVSLPLERGEGNLPIGIQLGAGPFDEVSLLAAARWCEAELGWKSEISEEKL